The Arenicella xantha genome window below encodes:
- a CDS encoding methyl-accepting chemotaxis protein — protein sequence MSDPKSNIDNDILDLDDIVSDDDDLQSLYDDAELADLDGLEDLESEEVIAVSKESSSSERLWMILTLLAFGLALLSTLLLSPAVSSQKQRVDQVSEVVNKINLTTTSAAQALTEVGGRYEPLKENIAGTEDAINRLVTPDGMSEKIAGALFGNGEANSAVTEQWSAYKAATQQFLANEGDVQEVKQRLQALTGRLTKVVGDSVGFVEAVAREGRNKDTGASKDKYLFLTSEASNLNGILGRLSTTLRGYFLPESNLPQLADAQNGLMVRLQETLNRIVSNSSTVVATAAEPLRAQYADLETRVLEIGDRAAALTESRASLQSVRDQGATLAQSVQAASNQGLTGRLNQLAILLPLLLALFGVFSLWRYSQAQTSELVAHDAGLEETLADQQESILKLLDEMSALADGDLTVEAEVTDQITGAIADSVNFAVIEMRELVSQINRASIQVANESELAVSNAQSVSQSNMTQAEQISAAAALMQEVTAGMRQMSEQANSSSDMASESLKAAEQGAQAVRDTISGMEDMREQIQDTSKRIKRLGESSQRIGDIVALIDDIAEQTNILSLNAAIQASMAGEAGRGFAVVSDEVQSLAERSTEATKKIAELVTTIQNDTNDAVLSMEKATQQVVSGTKVADSAGNALAEIERVSQTLSALVQGISAGSNQQAETVTRVSEQVTQVSDSSTETSRKAQESANSIAKLLELAKDLETSVSRFKLPAN from the coding sequence ATGAGTGATCCGAAAAGCAATATTGACAATGATATTCTCGACCTCGACGATATTGTAAGTGATGACGATGATTTGCAGAGTCTTTATGATGATGCAGAGTTAGCTGATCTTGATGGGTTGGAAGATCTAGAGTCTGAAGAAGTCATTGCCGTTTCTAAAGAGAGTTCCTCTAGCGAGCGACTGTGGATGATTTTAACGTTGTTGGCATTTGGCCTCGCGTTATTGTCTACGTTGTTGTTATCGCCAGCGGTTTCGTCGCAGAAACAGCGAGTGGATCAGGTTTCCGAGGTGGTGAATAAGATCAACCTCACTACGACTTCTGCAGCGCAAGCACTTACCGAAGTAGGCGGTCGTTACGAGCCCCTAAAAGAAAATATTGCTGGAACCGAAGATGCAATCAATCGCTTAGTGACTCCAGATGGCATGTCCGAGAAGATTGCTGGCGCATTGTTTGGCAATGGTGAAGCAAACAGTGCGGTGACTGAACAGTGGTCAGCCTATAAGGCGGCAACACAACAGTTCTTAGCTAACGAAGGTGATGTTCAAGAGGTTAAGCAGCGGTTGCAGGCTCTAACTGGGCGATTGACCAAAGTGGTTGGTGACTCGGTGGGCTTTGTTGAGGCGGTAGCGCGAGAGGGTCGCAATAAAGATACCGGTGCATCGAAAGACAAATATTTATTTTTGACTTCTGAAGCATCAAACCTGAACGGTATTTTGGGGCGGTTGTCGACTACTTTGCGAGGTTACTTCTTACCTGAATCAAATTTGCCTCAGTTGGCTGATGCGCAGAATGGCTTGATGGTGCGATTACAGGAAACGCTTAATCGAATCGTAAGTAACTCATCTACAGTAGTTGCCACTGCAGCCGAGCCACTACGGGCTCAGTACGCTGACCTCGAAACACGTGTTTTGGAAATCGGCGACAGAGCTGCGGCACTAACCGAATCGAGAGCCTCGTTGCAATCGGTTCGTGATCAAGGGGCAACTCTAGCGCAATCAGTTCAGGCTGCCAGTAATCAAGGCTTGACCGGTCGGTTAAATCAGCTTGCTATCTTGTTACCACTGTTGCTGGCGCTATTTGGTGTGTTCTCTTTATGGCGTTACAGTCAGGCTCAAACCAGTGAATTGGTTGCGCATGACGCGGGCTTAGAAGAAACGCTGGCTGACCAACAAGAATCTATTTTGAAGTTGCTTGACGAAATGAGCGCGCTTGCGGATGGAGATCTAACGGTAGAGGCCGAGGTAACCGACCAGATTACTGGTGCGATTGCTGACTCCGTTAACTTTGCGGTAATCGAGATGCGTGAACTGGTATCTCAAATTAACCGCGCCTCGATTCAGGTGGCGAACGAATCAGAATTGGCGGTAAGTAACGCGCAATCAGTTTCGCAATCGAATATGACTCAGGCTGAGCAAATATCCGCGGCGGCGGCATTGATGCAAGAAGTGACGGCTGGTATGCGTCAAATGTCAGAGCAAGCGAATAGCTCGTCAGACATGGCATCGGAATCATTGAAGGCTGCGGAGCAGGGAGCGCAGGCGGTGCGTGACACTATCTCGGGCATGGAAGACATGCGTGAGCAGATCCAAGATACATCTAAGCGTATCAAGCGACTTGGTGAAAGTTCGCAACGCATTGGAGACATTGTGGCGCTGATTGATGATATTGCTGAACAAACAAATATCTTGTCACTGAACGCGGCGATTCAGGCATCGATGGCCGGTGAGGCTGGTCGCGGTTTCGCGGTTGTATCGGATGAGGTACAAAGTCTGGCGGAACGGTCTACTGAGGCAACAAAGAAAATTGCTGAACTGGTAACCACCATTCAGAACGATACTAATGACGCGGTTCTTTCAATGGAAAAAGCGACGCAACAAGTGGTCAGTGGTACCAAAGTTGCTGACTCGGCCGGTAATGCACTGGCAGAAATTGAGCGAGTGTCGCAAACTTTGTCAGCCCTAGTGCAGGGTATTTCGGCGGGTTCAAACCAGCAGGCGGAAACGGTTACCCGAGTGTCGGAACAAGTGACACAGGTAAGTGACTCCTCTACTGAGACGTCCCGCAAAGCACAAGAATCAGCTAACTCGATTGCGAAATTGTTGGAACTAGCGAAAGACCTAGAAACATCCGTATCACGATTCAAACTGCCAGCAAATTAA
- a CDS encoding chemotaxis protein CheW gives MQQNAPFELLSQLRSEAIALAAQGLTYSTQSAGTKNIAYVVNGVNFYCEATDVKEVSVCENLMIVPQTKAWMRGLVNSKGVLYSVTDLSLFAGYGRAIQAKKGHLLLLAEEAVQSSILVNRVIGFRYFNESDEMSSLDDKQEALDGLSAFVDKGYRADGQDWYRLNVSKLLASEQFREVQ, from the coding sequence ATGCAACAAAACGCACCATTCGAGCTACTCAGTCAACTTCGTTCCGAAGCGATTGCGTTAGCGGCGCAGGGTCTAACTTATTCGACTCAATCAGCGGGCACCAAAAACATTGCTTACGTGGTTAATGGTGTGAATTTTTATTGCGAAGCAACCGATGTTAAAGAAGTGTCGGTATGTGAGAACTTAATGATTGTTCCGCAGACTAAGGCGTGGATGCGCGGCTTGGTTAATTCTAAAGGGGTTTTGTATTCGGTTACCGATTTGTCTTTGTTTGCCGGTTATGGCCGAGCAATTCAGGCTAAAAAAGGGCATTTGTTGCTGTTGGCGGAAGAGGCGGTGCAAAGCTCTATCTTGGTAAACCGGGTAATTGGGTTTCGATATTTCAATGAGTCTGACGAAATGTCTAGCCTTGATGATAAACAAGAAGCGCTTGATGGTTTGAGTGCGTTTGTTGATAAAGGGTACCGGGCCGATGGGCAAGACTGGTACCGTTTGAATGTGAGTAAATTGTTAGCATCAGAGCAGTTTCGAGAGGTTCAGTAA
- a CDS encoding response regulator has product MSTKTILVVDDSKTDFLYVKNILDHGGYKVAYAPSGQDGIEMAKDIKPDCILMDVVMPEMNGFQATRAISRQLETAEIPILMLSSKSQQTDKVWAERQGATDYLVKPANPKLLLSKLKSLLA; this is encoded by the coding sequence ATGTCTACTAAAACTATTCTCGTTGTTGATGATTCTAAAACTGACTTTCTTTACGTGAAAAATATTCTGGATCACGGTGGCTACAAGGTGGCTTATGCCCCTTCAGGTCAAGATGGAATTGAGATGGCAAAAGATATTAAACCTGACTGCATCTTGATGGATGTGGTTATGCCTGAGATGAACGGCTTCCAAGCGACGCGCGCTATTTCGAGGCAGCTTGAAACTGCTGAAATTCCGATTTTGATGCTTAGCTCGAAATCACAGCAAACTGACAAAGTGTGGGCCGAGCGACAAGGTGCAACGGATTATTTGGTGAAGCCAGCTAATCCTAAGCTTTTACTCAGCAAGCTTAAGTCGCTGCTGGCCTAG
- a CDS encoding response regulator, with product MSESSSKTPAQRRVMVIDDSNTIRMTAETILKKEGYEVFTATNGFEAMSVITDTRPDIIFVDIMMPRLDGYQTCKLIKNNSYFRNTPVIMLSSKDSLFDRARGRVAGSEQHINKPFTKSELLEAINRYV from the coding sequence ATGTCAGAAAGCTCTAGTAAAACCCCAGCTCAACGTCGCGTAATGGTTATCGACGACAGTAATACGATCCGTATGACGGCTGAAACAATATTAAAGAAAGAGGGTTACGAGGTCTTTACAGCAACAAATGGGTTTGAGGCGATGTCGGTGATTACCGATACGCGACCAGATATCATATTTGTTGATATTATGATGCCTAGGCTGGACGGGTATCAGACTTGTAAGTTGATCAAAAACAATAGCTACTTCCGCAATACGCCCGTGATAATGCTGTCGAGTAAAGATAGTTTGTTTGATCGAGCGCGCGGCCGAGTAGCTGGATCTGAGCAACATATTAATAAACCATTCACCAAGAGTGAATTATTAGAAGCGATTAATCGCTATGTTTAA
- a CDS encoding GIY-YIG nuclease family protein has product MNWVVYVLRCADDSLYTGITKDIERRIYEHNECDQKGAKYTRARRPVKLVYQEPHEDRASASQREHAIKQLSRSQKLGLVNAS; this is encoded by the coding sequence ATGAATTGGGTAGTGTACGTGCTACGCTGCGCCGACGACTCTTTGTACACTGGCATCACCAAGGATATTGAACGACGCATCTATGAACACAATGAGTGTGACCAAAAAGGAGCAAAATACACGCGCGCGCGCCGCCCCGTCAAGCTGGTATACCAAGAACCTCACGAAGATCGCGCCTCAGCCAGCCAACGTGAGCACGCCATTAAGCAACTATCACGATCACAGAAGTTAGGCTTGGTAAACGCCTCATGA
- the rsgA gene encoding small ribosomal subunit biogenesis GTPase RsgA, with protein sequence MSQRKLNRRQAWRAEKIQAERSARSQKEERNLSRQVQSGLLSSEQTGLVICRYSKHFEIEAMEGQDQGEIHKCTARTNLGSIVAGDQVTWRAGSDGTGVIEARLERRSILERPDNFGKLKPVAANIDQMLIVIACEPTPQINLIDRYLVAAELMHVRPIIVLNKADLLNDQNSSELNALLEIYQSLGYHVEKIISSRHQPAELADLPSLIDQRTSIVVGQSGVGKSSFINTLLPEANLAVGDLSTSTREGTHTTTQAKLFHLPCGGQLIDSPGIRDFSLWHIDPPQLQQGFIEIAALLGQCRFRDCKHEHEPGCAILLAAEQETIHPLRFESYERIKAAILDQQSRGLNLDSY encoded by the coding sequence ATGAGCCAACGCAAACTAAATCGCCGACAAGCATGGCGAGCCGAAAAGATCCAGGCCGAACGTAGCGCTCGCTCTCAGAAAGAAGAACGAAACCTGTCTCGCCAAGTTCAGTCAGGCTTACTAAGCAGCGAACAAACCGGATTAGTGATATGCCGGTATAGCAAACATTTTGAAATCGAAGCCATGGAAGGACAAGACCAAGGCGAAATACATAAATGCACAGCACGCACCAATCTCGGCTCGATTGTCGCTGGCGACCAAGTCACTTGGCGGGCAGGCAGTGATGGCACCGGTGTCATCGAAGCGCGTTTAGAGCGACGTAGCATTCTTGAACGACCGGATAATTTCGGAAAGTTAAAGCCTGTTGCCGCCAACATTGACCAGATGCTGATTGTGATCGCCTGCGAACCGACTCCACAAATCAACCTGATTGACCGTTATTTAGTCGCCGCCGAGCTAATGCACGTTCGACCGATCATCGTACTCAATAAAGCCGATTTACTGAACGATCAAAACTCTAGCGAACTCAATGCCCTGCTGGAAATTTATCAATCATTAGGCTATCACGTCGAAAAAATTATCAGCTCACGACACCAACCAGCTGAGCTAGCGGATTTACCAAGCTTGATTGATCAGCGCACCAGCATTGTCGTCGGCCAATCGGGAGTCGGCAAGTCGTCGTTTATCAACACACTATTACCGGAAGCCAATTTAGCCGTAGGTGACTTATCAACTAGCACCAGAGAAGGCACACACACTACCACTCAGGCCAAGCTATTCCACCTGCCGTGCGGTGGACAACTGATTGACTCGCCCGGCATTAGAGACTTCAGTCTATGGCACATTGACCCACCACAACTGCAACAAGGATTTATTGAGATTGCCGCGCTGCTTGGCCAATGCCGCTTCCGCGACTGTAAACACGAACACGAACCTGGCTGCGCCATCTTACTAGCCGCCGAGCAAGAAACAATCCATCCATTACGCTTCGAAAGTTATGAACGCATCAAAGCAGCAATCCTCGACCAACAGTCCCGAGGGCTCAATCTGGATAGCTACTAG
- a CDS encoding DUF1285 domain-containing protein: MNQLEKISQQIDARSQPPVDTWKPKQLGEIDITIDSDGIWQHEGAPFKRLSLVRLFASILWFENDQYFLVTPAEKLRIKVADVPYVVQQVERVDGNWVATTNTQEQVIVSAAHPVQLRNYRGQLVPYLHVRYDLWARLNRACYLTWIEAAMAESDAEVEVLPQLCSGTYRFDVAG, from the coding sequence ATGAATCAGCTAGAAAAAATCAGTCAGCAAATTGACGCACGCTCACAACCGCCTGTCGATACGTGGAAGCCTAAGCAACTTGGCGAAATTGATATCACTATTGATAGTGATGGCATTTGGCAACATGAAGGTGCGCCCTTTAAGCGACTGTCGTTGGTTCGTCTTTTTGCAAGCATTCTGTGGTTTGAAAATGATCAATATTTTTTGGTGACGCCGGCAGAGAAGCTACGCATCAAGGTTGCTGATGTTCCATATGTTGTGCAGCAGGTCGAGCGAGTTGATGGTAACTGGGTTGCCACAACCAATACTCAAGAGCAAGTTATTGTGAGTGCCGCGCATCCAGTGCAGTTGCGTAACTACCGAGGGCAGCTGGTACCATATCTGCATGTTAGGTATGACCTATGGGCGCGATTAAATCGAGCTTGTTATCTCACTTGGATCGAAGCGGCTATGGCGGAATCTGACGCTGAGGTGGAGGTCTTGCCTCAACTCTGCAGTGGCACTTATCGCTTTGACGTGGCTGGTTAA
- a CDS encoding HIT domain-containing protein — protein MYELHPTLKADTIAIGDLNLCELRLMNNALVPWLILVPKRPNISEAYQLSEDEQIQLCQETSLISELTMQIFQGDKLNTGAIGNIVPQLHIHIVIRYQVDPVWPKPVWGNIEEHPYTHEEIKLVRQTLHTSIQQKLARFRPH, from the coding sequence ATGTATGAACTACACCCAACACTAAAAGCCGACACCATCGCCATTGGCGACCTCAATTTATGTGAACTTCGGTTGATGAATAATGCGTTGGTACCATGGCTAATCTTAGTGCCGAAGCGTCCAAACATCAGTGAAGCCTATCAATTGTCCGAGGACGAGCAAATTCAACTGTGCCAGGAAACCAGCCTGATATCGGAACTGACCATGCAGATATTCCAAGGCGACAAGCTGAACACAGGCGCGATCGGCAACATCGTGCCGCAACTGCATATACACATCGTGATTCGCTATCAAGTTGATCCCGTGTGGCCCAAACCGGTATGGGGCAACATTGAGGAACACCCTTACACACATGAAGAAATCAAACTAGTACGCCAAACTCTGCACACCTCCATTCAACAAAAGTTAGCGCGATTTCGCCCTCATTAG